In Herbaspirillum seropedicae, a single window of DNA contains:
- a CDS encoding HD domain-containing phosphohydrolase: protein MPLFRRSRRSSRSSLHAPSRDLRSTGLPVRFGISALVMAGMILLAVVLVTVGWWGARQVLLDMAERSAQDAGRIMTERSRRIIDPAVATLRQLAFDPITQAGELDTRLARIAAFSADLVANPLVSAVYVGYPNGDFLLVRALRGAEQRSFFRAPESARFLVQTITRNANGQEHGQYRFYDDDLRLLSLREQPEYHFDPRTRPWYASANRALMPSISAPYVFFTTRQIGISLSQRAHASEAVVAIDMTLDDLATSLGNLRLTPHSELALVDEAGKVIAYSDMNRVLEQDGDSFRFRSLDELNVPTLSLLARRARSGQTNALYHAGGQEWLGLSLPFNVIDDHPLHLLIAAPGDELLGQLERNRKTMVLIALFLVIAFLPLGWWAGRAIGRSMERLAARARRMSRFDFREQGKTASMLREVNMLTEMVDNVSLTVEAFLDISAILSTETHVEQMLQQVLEKFIQATRCQAGAVYLWQRESGQMQRAAGYGADHGLAESFAHDRQHTPSSNTRALPDGSLRVELDLRGRNGSLEGLLVLVHAHDSAHGDPRFLAFARRLSGMLAVAIETRQLIAAQKALLESLIRLMADAIDAKSPYTGGHCERVPHLAIMLVERLAQEREGPYAGFSLNEDERYAFRLAALLHDCGKVTSPEHIVDKATKLEVIHNRIHEVRMRFEVLWRDAELALLHQLPQALSEQQAQALEAQRARLREDFAFVAQCNVGSEAMSEEAIARLARIATQTWERHFDDSLGLAAEEARRLAATRQGQAAQVLPVTEPLLADRPEHIVPWDEEHRPAVERGDPRNTLGFDMTLPRYRQNMGELHNLGIRRGTLTPEDRFAINNHIVQTLVMLKSLPWPESLKSVPDTAANHHEKMDGTGYPRRLKASELPLQDRVMALADVFEALTAADRPYKPAKTLSESLRIMANMCRERHLDTELFRYFLRSRLWEVYAGELLKEGQIDAVDIVEIEALTGTAAS from the coding sequence ATGCCACTGTTCAGACGCTCCAGACGCTCTTCGCGCTCGTCCTTGCACGCCCCTTCCCGTGATCTGCGCAGCACTGGCCTGCCGGTCAGGTTCGGTATCTCTGCCCTGGTGATGGCGGGCATGATCCTGCTGGCCGTGGTGCTGGTGACGGTGGGCTGGTGGGGTGCGCGCCAGGTCTTGCTGGACATGGCCGAACGTTCGGCCCAGGACGCCGGGCGCATCATGACCGAGCGCTCGCGCCGCATCATCGACCCCGCCGTGGCGACGCTGCGCCAGCTGGCATTTGATCCTATCACCCAGGCCGGAGAACTGGATACGCGACTCGCGCGCATCGCCGCCTTTTCTGCGGACCTGGTCGCCAATCCCTTGGTCTCGGCGGTCTATGTGGGCTATCCGAATGGCGACTTCCTGCTGGTGCGCGCCTTGCGCGGCGCCGAGCAGCGCAGTTTCTTCCGCGCGCCCGAGTCGGCGCGCTTCCTGGTGCAGACCATCACCCGCAACGCCAACGGCCAGGAGCACGGACAGTACCGCTTCTATGACGACGACCTGAGGCTGCTCTCGCTGCGCGAGCAGCCCGAGTATCACTTCGATCCACGCACCCGCCCCTGGTACGCCAGCGCCAACCGTGCGCTGATGCCCTCGATCTCTGCGCCCTACGTCTTCTTCACCACCCGCCAGATCGGCATCAGCCTGTCGCAGCGCGCCCATGCCAGCGAGGCCGTGGTCGCCATCGACATGACCCTCGACGATCTCGCCACCAGCCTGGGCAATCTGCGCCTCACGCCCCACAGCGAACTGGCGCTGGTCGATGAGGCCGGCAAGGTCATCGCCTACAGCGACATGAACCGGGTGCTGGAACAGGATGGCGACAGCTTCCGCTTCCGCTCGCTGGACGAACTCAATGTCCCCACCCTGTCGCTGCTGGCCAGGCGCGCGCGTAGCGGCCAGACCAATGCGCTCTATCACGCTGGTGGCCAGGAGTGGCTGGGGCTGTCGCTGCCCTTCAATGTCATCGACGACCATCCCCTGCATCTGCTCATTGCCGCGCCGGGCGACGAGCTGCTGGGCCAGTTGGAACGCAATCGCAAGACCATGGTGCTCATTGCCCTGTTCCTGGTGATCGCCTTCCTGCCGCTGGGCTGGTGGGCCGGCCGCGCCATTGGCCGCAGCATGGAACGGCTGGCCGCGCGCGCCCGGCGCATGTCGCGCTTCGACTTCCGCGAGCAGGGCAAGACCGCCAGCATGCTGCGCGAGGTCAACATGCTCACCGAGATGGTGGACAACGTCAGCCTGACCGTGGAAGCCTTCCTCGACATCAGCGCCATCCTCAGTACCGAGACGCATGTCGAACAGATGCTGCAACAGGTGCTGGAGAAATTCATCCAGGCCACCCGCTGCCAGGCCGGCGCGGTCTACCTGTGGCAGCGCGAGAGCGGCCAGATGCAGCGCGCCGCCGGCTACGGCGCCGACCATGGGCTGGCGGAATCCTTCGCTCATGATCGCCAGCACACGCCATCCAGCAACACGCGTGCACTGCCCGATGGCAGCTTGCGGGTAGAGCTGGACCTGCGCGGACGCAATGGTTCACTGGAAGGCTTGCTGGTGCTGGTGCATGCCCATGACAGCGCGCATGGCGATCCGCGTTTCCTGGCCTTTGCCCGCAGGCTGTCGGGGATGCTGGCCGTGGCCATTGAAACGCGCCAGCTGATCGCCGCGCAGAAGGCGCTGCTGGAGTCCCTGATCCGCCTGATGGCCGACGCCATCGACGCCAAGAGTCCCTACACCGGCGGCCATTGCGAGCGCGTACCGCATCTGGCGATCATGCTGGTGGAGCGGCTGGCGCAGGAGCGCGAAGGCCCGTATGCCGGCTTCAGCCTGAACGAAGACGAACGCTATGCCTTCCGGCTGGCCGCCCTGCTGCATGACTGCGGCAAGGTGACCAGCCCCGAGCACATCGTCGACAAGGCGACCAAGCTGGAAGTGATCCACAATCGCATCCATGAAGTGCGGATGCGCTTTGAAGTCTTATGGCGCGACGCCGAGCTGGCGCTGCTGCATCAGTTGCCGCAAGCGCTATCGGAGCAGCAGGCGCAAGCGCTGGAGGCGCAGCGCGCGCGGCTGCGCGAGGACTTTGCCTTCGTGGCCCAGTGCAATGTGGGCAGTGAAGCGATGTCAGAAGAAGCCATTGCCCGCCTGGCCCGCATCGCCACGCAGACCTGGGAGCGCCATTTCGATGACAGCCTGGGCCTGGCGGCAGAGGAAGCGCGCCGCCTGGCCGCCACGCGCCAGGGACAGGCAGCGCAGGTCTTGCCGGTGACCGAGCCCTTGCTGGCCGATCGCCCCGAACACATCGTGCCCTGGGATGAAGAGCACCGTCCGGCGGTGGAGCGAGGCGACCCGCGCAATACGCTGGGCTTTGACATGACATTGCCGCGCTATCGCCAGAACATGGGCGAGCTGCACAACCTGGGCATCCGCCGTGGCACGCTCACGCCCGAGGACCGGTTCGCCATCAACAATCACATCGTACAGACGCTGGTGATGTTGAAGAGCCTGCCCTGGCCGGAATCGCTCAAGAGCGTGCCGGACACGGCGGCCAATCACCACGAGAAGATGGATGGCACCGGCTACCCGCGCCGGCTCAAGGCCAGCGAGCTGCCCTTGCAGGACAGGGTGATGGCGCTGGCCGATGTGTTCGAAGCGCTGACCGCCGCGGACCGGCCCTACAAGCCGGCCAAGACGCTCTCGGAGTCACTGCGCATCATGGCCAATATGTGCCGGGAACGGCATCTGGATACGGAGTTGTTCCGGTATTTCCTGCGTAGCCGGTTGTGGGAGGTGTATGCGGGGGAGTTGCTCAAGGAGGGGCAGATTGATGCGGTGGATATCGTCGAGATCGAGGCGCTGACCGGAACCGCCGCTTCCTGA
- a CDS encoding cold-shock protein — MSSQTGVVKWFNDAKGFGFITPDAGGADVFAHFQDIQSTGFRSLSENQRVSFDRGVGPKGEKATNIKVIA, encoded by the coding sequence ATGAGCAGTCAAACCGGCGTAGTCAAGTGGTTCAACGATGCCAAGGGCTTCGGTTTCATCACTCCTGATGCAGGTGGCGCAGACGTCTTCGCCCACTTCCAGGACATCCAGTCCACCGGCTTCCGCAGCCTCTCGGAAAACCAGCGCGTGTCCTTCGACCGCGGTGTCGGTCCGAAGGGCGAGAAGGCGACCAACATCAAGGTCATCGCCTAA
- the tkt gene encoding transketolase yields the protein MNEHPLQPLAHAIRFLSIDAIVRATEGHQGVPLGMAEIATALYARHLRFNPAAPTWWDRDRVVLSNGHGSMLLYCLLYLTGYEHITLEQVRSFREFGSHCAGHPEYAPELGIEVTTGPLGQGIANAFGMAVAEAYLNARFGDDIVNHRTYAFVGDGCLQEGIGQEMISLAGHLRLHKLTLLWDDNQITDDGKTELSISENVAERFRVAGWHVVEVDGHDIQAVSRALDAAQGSDRPSMIACRTVIGRGIPRVQGQRGGHSARLYEDDAQAARELLQWPHAPFDVPQDILAQWRSFGQRNDAQHQQWQARVQALPAAQRAEFERVMRGELPSGWQEVLLPFKRSAHEPEQAQGGILISAAINKLLAEVMPERMVGCADLEAPTAHKGGLHAFTADDRSGAYVHCGVREHLMGAMANGMAAHGGVIALSVTYLAFSDYERPAMRMSALMGLPVKYVFSHDSIGIGKNGPTHQPVEILASLRAMPNMLVMRPADATEAVECWEIAMQHRSGPVSMVFARQALPPVRRQYEAENRCARGGYVLHEAQCGARQVTLLATGSEVALACAARAQLEAAGIATAVVSLPCWELFDQQDTAYRQQVLGEQTVRVGVEAALRFGWDHYLGARGGFVGMPGFGAPGPADVLYRHFNITAEAVVAEARRLLVQGTH from the coding sequence ATGAACGAACATCCCCTGCAGCCGCTGGCGCACGCCATCCGCTTCCTCTCCATCGACGCCATCGTGCGCGCCACCGAGGGCCACCAGGGCGTGCCGCTGGGCATGGCCGAGATCGCTACCGCCCTGTATGCGCGCCACCTGCGCTTCAACCCGGCGGCGCCGACCTGGTGGGATCGCGACCGCGTGGTGCTCTCCAATGGCCATGGCTCGATGCTGCTCTATTGCCTGCTCTACCTGACCGGCTACGAACACATCACCCTGGAACAGGTGCGCAGCTTCCGCGAGTTCGGCTCGCACTGCGCCGGCCACCCGGAATACGCGCCCGAGCTGGGCATCGAAGTCACCACCGGCCCGCTCGGTCAGGGCATCGCCAACGCCTTCGGCATGGCGGTGGCCGAGGCCTATCTCAATGCGCGCTTCGGTGACGACATCGTCAACCATCGCACCTATGCCTTCGTCGGCGATGGCTGCCTGCAGGAGGGCATCGGCCAGGAAATGATTTCCCTGGCGGGCCACCTGCGCCTGCACAAGCTGACCTTGCTGTGGGATGACAACCAGATCACCGACGACGGCAAGACCGAGCTGTCCATCAGCGAGAACGTGGCCGAGCGCTTCCGCGTGGCGGGCTGGCATGTGGTGGAGGTGGACGGCCATGACATCCAGGCAGTGTCACGTGCACTGGATGCCGCACAAGGCTCGGACAGGCCGTCGATGATCGCCTGCCGCACCGTGATCGGTCGCGGCATCCCACGCGTGCAGGGGCAGCGCGGCGGTCACAGCGCGCGCCTGTACGAGGACGATGCCCAAGCTGCACGCGAACTGCTGCAATGGCCGCACGCTCCCTTCGATGTCCCGCAGGACATCCTTGCGCAATGGCGCAGCTTCGGTCAGCGCAACGACGCCCAGCACCAGCAGTGGCAAGCCCGCGTGCAAGCGCTGCCAGCGGCGCAGCGCGCCGAATTCGAACGCGTCATGCGCGGCGAATTGCCTAGTGGATGGCAGGAAGTGCTGCTGCCATTCAAGCGCAGTGCGCACGAGCCGGAACAGGCGCAAGGCGGCATCCTGATCTCGGCGGCCATCAACAAGCTGCTGGCCGAGGTGATGCCCGAGCGCATGGTCGGTTGCGCCGACCTGGAAGCGCCGACGGCGCACAAGGGGGGATTGCATGCCTTCACTGCTGATGATCGCAGCGGCGCCTATGTCCATTGCGGCGTGCGTGAACATCTGATGGGTGCGATGGCCAATGGCATGGCGGCGCACGGTGGCGTCATTGCGCTGTCGGTCACTTATCTGGCCTTTTCGGATTACGAACGTCCGGCCATGCGCATGTCGGCGCTGATGGGATTGCCGGTCAAGTATGTGTTCAGCCATGACTCCATCGGCATCGGCAAGAATGGCCCGACCCACCAGCCGGTGGAAATCCTGGCCTCGCTGCGCGCCATGCCCAACATGCTGGTGATGCGCCCGGCAGACGCGACCGAGGCGGTCGAATGTTGGGAGATCGCCATGCAACATCGCAGCGGCCCGGTGAGCATGGTCTTTGCGCGCCAGGCCTTGCCGCCGGTGCGCCGCCAGTATGAGGCAGAGAACCGCTGCGCACGCGGCGGCTATGTGCTGCACGAGGCGCAATGCGGTGCGCGCCAGGTCACGCTGCTGGCCACCGGTTCGGAGGTGGCGCTGGCCTGCGCGGCGCGCGCACAGCTGGAAGCGGCAGGCATCGCCACGGCGGTGGTCTCGCTGCCTTGCTGGGAACTGTTCGACCAGCAGGACACGGCCTATCGCCAGCAGGTGCTGGGTGAGCAGACGGTGCGCGTGGGTGTGGAAGCGGCGCTGCGCTTTGGCTGGGACCATTACCTGGGCGCCCGCGGCGGCTTTGTCGGCATGCCGGGCTTTGGCGCGCCGGGGCCGGCCGATGTGCTTTATCGTCACTTCAACATCACGGCGGAGGCGGTGGTGGCAGAGGCGCGGCGCTTGCTGGTGCAAGGGACACACTAG
- a CDS encoding YggS family pyridoxal phosphate-dependent enzyme, with product MSDPQFPEDESTAIRHDMHGRWPAAASLDEFRANLAAVHRRIAAACERAGRPASSVRLLPVSKTKPESSIRLAYAAGCCLLGENKPQEACHKWEATQDLSGLQWSVIGHLQTNKAKLVARFAAEFQALDSLRVAQALERRLQQEGRGLDVFVQVNTSGEASKYGLAPEEVAPFLRQLHAYPALRLRGLMTLAVFSPDPARVRPCFSLLRNLRERLRQDVPAGAQLDELSMGMSGDYEIAIEEGATVVRVGQALFGARALPDSHYWPSPDN from the coding sequence ATGAGCGATCCACAATTCCCCGAAGACGAGAGCACCGCAATCCGTCACGACATGCACGGTCGCTGGCCGGCAGCAGCGTCGTTGGATGAATTTCGCGCCAACCTGGCGGCAGTGCACAGGCGCATTGCTGCGGCGTGCGAACGTGCAGGACGTCCTGCTTCCAGTGTGCGGCTGCTGCCGGTGAGCAAGACCAAGCCGGAGTCCAGCATCCGTCTCGCCTATGCCGCCGGCTGTTGCCTGCTCGGTGAAAACAAGCCGCAGGAAGCCTGCCACAAATGGGAAGCCACGCAAGACCTGAGCGGACTGCAATGGTCGGTGATCGGCCATCTGCAAACCAACAAGGCCAAGCTGGTCGCCCGCTTCGCCGCCGAGTTCCAGGCGTTGGACAGCCTGCGTGTGGCGCAAGCCCTGGAGCGCCGCCTGCAGCAGGAAGGACGGGGGCTGGATGTCTTCGTGCAGGTCAATACCTCCGGCGAAGCCAGCAAGTATGGTCTGGCGCCCGAGGAGGTCGCTCCATTCCTGCGCCAATTGCACGCCTATCCGGCGCTGCGCCTGCGCGGGCTGATGACGCTCGCCGTGTTTTCGCCCGACCCGGCGCGGGTCAGGCCCTGCTTTAGCCTGTTGCGAAACCTGCGCGAGCGCCTGCGGCAGGACGTGCCGGCAGGCGCGCAGCTCGATGAACTTTCCATGGGCATGTCGGGTGACTACGAGATCGCCATCGAAGAGGGCGCCACCGTGGTACGCGTGGGACAGGCGCTCTTCGGCGCCCGCGCCTTGCCGGATTCCCATTACTGGCCCTCGCCCGACAACTGA
- the ptsJ gene encoding transcriptional regulator PtsJ — MKIHGKTATEIFECVRTLVQTQRLHPGQLLPPVRELAEQLGVNRNTVAAAYRRLSTAGIASTQRRLGTSIRSLPAPGEQEGSQPGTTLIDLAHGNPDPRWLPDLAALWRGRSYQPRLYGADTVNPALANYIAQWCGLDCPAGFEVDLAHGAVDAIERLLFAYLRPGDKVAVENPCFLASINLIRTSGLESVGVSVDAEGMRVDELRSALAKGVRAVILTPRAHNPTGCALSAARALALRRLLEKHPHVLVIVDDHFALTSMARYHSVIPAAAPRWALVRSFSKALGPDLRVAAVASDAATSQLLRTRLSPGGSWVSHFLQDSIESALSRPDTARLMQQARADYAARRERLERALHKEGIACATGGDGLNLWIALSGDDQAAALSMARLGWLLRHGEAFSVQQRVHGLRITLSALEADAAGKLAADLRRSLS; from the coding sequence ATGAAAATCCACGGCAAGACCGCGACAGAAATCTTCGAGTGCGTGCGCACCCTGGTCCAGACCCAGCGCCTGCATCCCGGACAGCTATTGCCGCCCGTGCGCGAGCTGGCCGAGCAGCTCGGCGTGAATCGCAATACGGTGGCGGCGGCCTATCGCCGCCTGTCCACGGCGGGCATCGCCAGCACCCAGCGCCGGCTGGGAACGAGCATCCGCAGCTTGCCTGCCCCCGGAGAGCAGGAAGGCAGCCAACCGGGCACGACGCTCATCGACCTCGCCCACGGCAATCCCGATCCGCGCTGGCTGCCTGATCTGGCCGCGCTCTGGCGGGGCCGCTCGTATCAGCCGCGGCTGTATGGCGCCGATACGGTCAATCCTGCACTGGCCAATTACATCGCCCAGTGGTGTGGCCTGGATTGTCCTGCGGGCTTCGAAGTCGATCTGGCCCATGGCGCGGTCGATGCGATCGAACGCCTGCTCTTTGCCTATCTTCGTCCCGGCGACAAGGTGGCGGTGGAGAACCCCTGCTTTCTTGCCAGCATCAATCTGATCCGGACCTCGGGCCTGGAATCCGTCGGCGTGAGCGTCGATGCCGAGGGCATGCGGGTGGACGAACTGCGGTCAGCGCTGGCCAAGGGCGTCCGCGCCGTGATCCTGACACCGCGCGCCCACAATCCCACCGGCTGCGCGCTGAGCGCGGCGCGCGCGCTGGCGCTACGACGGCTGCTGGAAAAACATCCGCATGTGCTGGTGATCGTGGATGATCACTTTGCCCTGACCTCCATGGCGCGGTATCACTCCGTCATTCCTGCGGCTGCGCCGCGCTGGGCGCTGGTGCGTTCGTTTTCCAAGGCGCTCGGTCCGGACCTGCGGGTGGCGGCAGTGGCAAGCGACGCCGCCACCTCGCAACTGCTGCGTACACGCCTGAGCCCGGGCGGCAGCTGGGTCAGTCATTTCCTCCAGGACAGCATCGAGTCAGCCTTGAGCCGACCCGACACCGCCAGGCTGATGCAGCAAGCGCGCGCAGACTACGCAGCACGACGTGAACGGCTGGAGCGAGCGCTGCACAAGGAGGGCATTGCATGCGCCACCGGCGGCGATGGCCTCAATCTGTGGATCGCGCTCTCCGGCGATGACCAGGCCGCGGCCCTGTCGATGGCGCGCCTGGGCTGGCTGCTGCGGCACGGCGAAGCCTTTTCCGTGCAGCAGCGCGTACACGGTTTGCGCATCACCCTTTCGGCGCTGGAGGCTGACGCCGCCGGCAAGCTCGCGGCCGATCTGCGTCGCAGCCTGAGCTGA
- a CDS encoding glutamine amidotransferase has product MKEAIALRHVHFEDVGILDSLLASHGYRLRYIDATIEQADTAAAEQADLLIVLGGPIGAYDEGLHPFLLRELDLIARRLQQQRPLLGICLGAQLIARALGAEVAPMGLKEIGYAPLDLSTEGRLSPLAALEGQPVLHWHGDQFAIPPGATCLASTPVCPHQAFSLGAHVLALQFHLEADPARINQWLVGHACELGQAGIDPRSLREQAKRFGTDLRSAAHAVMSNWLDKLEASQSALS; this is encoded by the coding sequence ATGAAAGAAGCCATTGCGTTGCGCCACGTCCATTTCGAAGATGTCGGCATACTTGATTCCCTCCTCGCATCACACGGCTACCGGCTGCGCTATATCGACGCCACCATCGAGCAAGCGGATACGGCAGCTGCCGAACAGGCAGATCTGCTGATCGTTCTCGGCGGTCCCATCGGCGCCTATGACGAGGGCCTGCATCCCTTCCTCCTCAGGGAGCTCGACCTCATCGCCCGCCGCCTCCAGCAGCAGCGGCCTCTCCTGGGAATCTGCCTGGGGGCGCAGTTGATCGCCCGGGCGCTGGGGGCGGAGGTGGCGCCAATGGGCCTCAAGGAGATCGGCTATGCACCGCTCGACCTGAGCACGGAAGGCCGGCTCTCGCCCCTGGCCGCGCTGGAGGGACAGCCCGTCCTGCATTGGCACGGGGACCAGTTCGCTATTCCGCCTGGCGCCACCTGCCTGGCCAGTACGCCGGTGTGTCCGCATCAGGCGTTCTCGCTGGGCGCGCATGTCCTGGCGCTGCAATTCCATCTCGAGGCTGATCCTGCACGGATCAACCAATGGCTGGTCGGCCATGCCTGCGAGCTCGGCCAGGCCGGTATCGATCCCCGCTCGCTGCGGGAACAGGCGAAGCGCTTCGGTACGGATCTACGCAGCGCGGCGCATGCTGTCATGTCGAACTGGCTGGATAAGCTGGAAGCATCCCAGAGCGCCCTCTCCTGA
- a CDS encoding LysR substrate-binding domain-containing protein yields MIPPLTSLMAFEAIARRKSFNLAAAELHLTPSAISHQVARLEKLLGLRLFERSTKGVELTPAGQSYLNRVAGALGAINSATDDLRHGVENSLQIHSSPSFASLWLMPRIGRFTQRHPDIALGLSASPEISDFEIGQVDLDIRCGVPHWPDLEIEAVLSERVIPMASPDFLARHRIDTPDDLVLAPLIQSRGSLLQWPEWFARYAPDLRPERIALRFDRAMMSIEAAVQGLGVVFESDAFGAVALASGRLQPVFADGLALEITQHYAVCPARNKSRPEVMLFLQWLREESGAALA; encoded by the coding sequence ATGATTCCTCCCCTGACCTCCCTGATGGCGTTCGAAGCCATCGCCCGCCGCAAGAGCTTCAACCTGGCCGCGGCTGAACTGCACCTGACGCCCTCGGCCATCAGCCATCAGGTGGCGCGTCTGGAAAAGCTGCTCGGGCTGCGCCTGTTCGAGCGTTCCACCAAGGGCGTGGAACTGACGCCGGCGGGGCAGTCCTATCTGAACCGGGTGGCGGGTGCGCTGGGCGCGATCAACTCAGCCACCGACGACTTGCGCCATGGGGTGGAGAATTCCTTGCAGATCCATTCCAGCCCCAGCTTCGCCAGCCTGTGGCTGATGCCGCGCATCGGTCGGTTCACGCAACGGCATCCTGATATCGCGCTGGGCCTGTCGGCCTCGCCGGAGATATCGGATTTCGAGATTGGCCAGGTGGACCTGGACATCCGCTGCGGCGTGCCGCACTGGCCGGATCTGGAGATCGAGGCGGTGTTGTCGGAACGGGTCATCCCCATGGCCAGTCCGGATTTCCTGGCGCGCCATCGGATCGACACGCCCGACGACCTGGTGCTGGCCCCGCTGATCCAGTCGCGCGGCAGCCTGCTGCAATGGCCCGAGTGGTTTGCCCGTTATGCGCCGGACCTGCGCCCCGAGCGCATCGCCTTGCGTTTCGACCGCGCCATGATGAGCATCGAAGCCGCCGTGCAGGGCTTGGGCGTGGTCTTCGAGAGCGACGCCTTCGGCGCGGTGGCGCTGGCCAGCGGCCGTCTGCAGCCGGTTTTCGCGGATGGCCTGGCGCTGGAGATCACCCAGCACTACGCCGTCTGTCCGGCGCGCAACAAGTCGCGGCCGGAGGTAATGCTGTTCTTGCAGTGGTTGCGGGAAGAGAGTGGCGCTGCGCTAGCCTGA